The genomic stretch ATGCCCTCACGGCCCTTAAGGACGAGCACGTGGTGATCATGCTGCGCGACGCGAACTCGTCGGCGCTGGTCCGCGAGGCCGCGAACGACCGCTGCCGCCATGTGGTGATGCCGCTGCGCCTCTAAGACCGCCGTTCCACGTGGAACATCGACGCCCGGCCTCGTGCCGGGCGTTTTGTTTTGGTCGTCCGCTAGACTTGCTCCGATGCACGTCACCCGACTTGAGCTGCGCCATCTACGCCGCTTCCAGGAACTCCGCCTCGACCCCGCGCCAGGCCTGAACCTCATCACGGGCGATAACGGCGCGGGCAAGACCAGCGTCCTTGAAGCCCTCCATCTGATGGCCTACGGGCGCAGCTTCCGCGGGCGGGTACGGGACGGCCTGATCCGGGCTGGCGATCCAGGTCTGGAGGTCTTCGTCGAATGGCGCGAGAAAGCGGGTCGCGGCCTTGAGGAGGAGGAGCGCACGCGCAAGGCTGGGCTCCGACACACGGGCCAGGATTGGACCGGAAGGCTCGACGGCGCCAACGTGGGCCAGCTGGGAGATCTTTGTGCGGCGCTGGCTGTGGTCACCTTCGAGCCCGGCAGCCATGCGCTGATCACCGGCGGTGGCGAATCCAGACGTCGCTATCTGGACTGGGGTCTGTTCCACGTGGAACACGACTTCCTGCCCGTGTGGCGTCGCTACAACCGGGCGCTGAAGCAAAGAAATGCCCTCCTTAAGGCGCGCGCCCGGGACGCGCAACTCGATGCCTGGGATCACGAACTCTCGGAGGCCGGTGAACCCCTCAGCCGGTTCCGCGAACGGTACCTCGAGCTCCTGCAGACCCGATTCGCTCCCCTGTTGAGTGAGCTCGCCCCAGCGCTAGGCACGAGTCGCTTGGAGTACGCCCCGGGCTGGCGTCGCGAGGAGATGTCGCTCGCGGATGCGCTGCTGCTCGCGCGGGAGCGGGACCTCAGCGCGGGATACACCTCGGCGGGGCCGCATCGGGCGGACTGGCGCGTTGCCTTCGGTAACCTGCCGGGGCGCGAAGCGCTCTCCCGCGGGCAATCCAAGCTCACCGCCCTGGCGGCGCTACTGGCACAGGCTGAACACCACGATGAGGTACAGGGCGAATGGCCCGTCGTGGCCCTGGATGACCTTGCATCGGAGCTTGATCGCCACCATCAAGGAAGGGTGCTGGCGCGCCTTCAGGCCAGCGGCGCCCAGGTGTTCATCACGGGCACGGAAGCTCCGCCCGGATTACCCGCAGAGTTTCCCGCGAGTCTGTTCCACGTGGAACACGGCGCGATCAGCACCCGCTGACCTACCCGCCCGTTGAGGGGGCGGTTCTCCAGCGTCCGAATTCCGGCTGTTATACTCCCGGTTTGTATAGCTAATGTGTCTCGACGCGCCCGGCCCCGCCGCGGACCGCGTCGACGGAGCCTGTCGCCGAATGACCCACATCGAGCACGATCCCTCGCAAGATCCGTCCGTCGCTTCGACCCCTGCCGTTCCCCAGACCTACGACTCCAGCAAGATCACCGTGCTGCGTGGTCTGGAAGCCGTGCGCAAGCGTCCGGGCATGTACATCGGCGACGTGCACGACGGCACCGGCCTGCACCACATGGTTTTCGAGGTCGTCGACAACTCGGTCGACGAAGCCCTTGCCGGCCACGCGGACGACATCCTCGTAACGATCCACGAGGACGGCTCCGTCTCCGTGCTGGACAACGGCCGCGGCATGCCGGTCGACATCCACAAGGAAGAAGGCGTCTCGGCGGCGGAGGTGATCCTCACCGTGCTGCACGCCGGCGGCAAGTTCGACGACAACAGCTACAAGGTGTCCGGCGGCCTCCACGGCGTGGGCGTCTCGGTGGTCAACGCGCTGTCCGAGCACCTGTGGCTGGACGTGTGGCGCGACGGCTTCCACCACCACCAGGAATACGCGCTGGGTGAGCCGGTGTTCCCGCTCAAGCAGCTGGAAGCGTCGGAAAAGCGCGGCACGCGCCTGCGTTTCAAGCCGTCGGCGGCCATCTTCACGGACGTCGAGTTCCACTACGACATCCTGGCGCGCCGCCTGCGCGAGCTGTCGTTCCTCAATTCCGGCGTCAAGATCACGCTGGTCGACGAGCGCGGCGAAGGCAAGCGCGACGTCTTCCAGTACGCCGGCGGCATCCGCTCTTTCGTCGAGCACCTGGCGCAGCTGAAGAACCCGCTGCACCCGAACGTCATCGCCGTCTCCGGCGAGCAGAACGGCATCACCGTGGACGTCGCCCTGCAGTGGACCGACGCCTACCAGGAAACGATGTTCTGCTTCACCAACAACATCCCGCAGAAGGACGGCGGCACGCACCTGGCCGGCTTCCGCGCCGCGCTGACGCGCACGCTGTCCAACTACATCGAGCAGAACGGCATCGCCAGGCAGGCCAAGATCAGCCTGTCGGGCGACGACATGCGCGAAGGCATGATCGCCGTGCTGTCGGTGAAGGTCCCGGACCCGAGCTTCTCCTCGCAGACCAAGGAAAAGCTGGTCAGCTCCGACGTGAAGCCGGTGGTGGAAAGCACCTTCGGCGCGCGCCTGGAGGAGTTCCTGCAGGAACACCCGCAGGAAGCCCGCGCGATCTGCGAGAAGGTCGTCGACGCCGCGCGTGCGCGCGAAGCCGCCCGCAAGGCGCGCGATCTCACCCGCCGCAAGGGCGCGCTCGACATCGCGGGCCTGCCGGGCAAGCTGGCCGACTGCCAGGAGAAGGATCCGGCGCTGTCGGAACTGTTCATCGTCGAGGGTGACTCCGCAGGCGGCTCGGCCAAGCAGGGTCGCAACCGAAAGACGCAGGCGATCCTCCCGCTCAAGGGCAAGATCCTCAACGTCGAACGCGCGCGCTTCGACCGCATGCTCGGCAGCGCCGAAGTCGGCACGCTGATCACGGCGCTGGGCACGGGCATCGGCAAGGACGAGTACAACCCGGACAAGCTGCGCTACCACCGCATCATCCTGATGACCGACGCGGACGTCGACGGTAGCCACATCCGCACGCTGCTGCTGACGTTCTTCTACCGGCAGATGCCGGAGCTGATCGAGCGCGGCCACGTCTACATCGGCCTGCCGCCGCTGTACAAGATCAAGCAGGGCAAGAACGAGCTGTACCTCAAGGACGACGCGGCGCTCGACGCGTACCTGGCGAACAACGCCGTGGAAGGCGCGTCGCTGGTGCCGGCGACCGGCGAGCCGGCGATCGAAGGTGCGGCGCTGGAAAAGCTGCTGCTCGCCTACGCCGGCGCGCGCGAGGCCATCGGCCGCAACGCGCACCGCTACGACCCGAGCGTGATCGAGGCGCTGATCGACTCCATCCCGCTCGATGCCGCCGCGCTGTCCGACCACGCCGCGCTGCGTCGCGAGTTCGATGCGCTCGAAGCCCGCCTGAACCGCGGTGGCCTCGGCAAGCCGCGTTACAAGCTCGAGCTGCACGAAGGCGCGGGGCAGCCCGCCCTGCTCGTCAAGCGCCTGCACATGGGCGAGGAACTGACGCAGGTGCTGCCGCTCTCGATCTTCGAGGCGGGCGAGCTGCGCGCCGTGCGCGAGGCCGCGGCGCAGCTGCACGGCCTGATCCGCGAAGGCGCACAGATCCTGCGCGGCAACCGCGCGCAGCCGATCGACAGCTTCGCGCAGGCGCAGACCTGGCTGCTGGAAGAGGCCAAGAAGGGCCGCCAGATCCAGCGCTTCAAGGGCCTGGGCGAGATGAACCCCGAGCAGCTCTGGGACACCACGGTGAACCCCGAGACGCGTCGCCTGCTGCAGGTGCGCATCGAGGACGCGGTCGCCGCCGACCAGATCTTCAGCACGCTGATGGGCGACGTCGTGGAACCGCGCCGCGAGTTCATCGAGGACAACGCGCTCAAGGTCGCCAACCTCGACGTGTGATGCCGCCAAAGTGGCCGTTCCGGGACGCAGTGCCCGGAACCGGCCCACGCGCGTATTCAGCCATTGACGAAGTGTTAATCCGGCGGGCGATACAACCGCCATCAGCCACTCAGGGTTCTCACGATGAAACGCGCTCTGCTTGCCCTCGGCATCGCCACCCTGGTGGTCGCCTGCGCCACCACGACCTCGCCCACCGGCCGCACCCAGTACGTCGGCGCGGTCTCGCAGGACCAGCTCAATCAGCTCGGCGCGCAGGCATTCGCCGAAGCCAAGGCGAAGGAAAAGCTGAGCACCGACGCGCGCCAGAACACCTACGTGCGCTGCGTCGTGGACGCCATCACCCGCCAGCTCCCGGCCGGCTGGCAGACGCAGTGGGAAGTCGCGGTCTTCCAGGACGATTCCCCGAACGCGTTCGCCCTTCCGGGCGGCAAGATCGGCGTGAACACCGGCATCTTCACTGTCGCCAAGAACCAGGACCAGCTCGCCGCGGTGATCGCGCACGAGATCGGCCACGTGGTCTCGCGCCATCACGACGAACGCATCACCAAGCAGCAGGGCACCTCGACGCTGCTGGGCATCGGCAGCGCGATCCTCGGCAGCGCCTACGGCTCCGGCGCGGGCAATGCGGCCGGGCAGATCGGTGGCGCGGCGGCGCAGACGTTCTACCTGCTTCCGAACTCGCGGACCCAGGAAACCGAAGCTGACGTCGTGGGCCAGCAGCTCGCCGCCAAGGCCGGTTTCGACCCGCGCCAGGCCGTGAATCTGTGGCAGAACATGATCGCGGCCGGCGGTAGCCGTCCGCCGCAATGGCTCTCGACCCACCCTAACCCGCAGTCGCGCATCAATGAACTCGGCGCCCGTGCGGGCAGTCTCATGCCTACGTTCGAGCAGGCCCGGGCCGCTGGCCATACGCCCAAGTGCGGTTCGTAAGTCTGCAAATCCGGCATACAACCCCGTATCACAGCGCCGCGCGTTTCTGTTAGCGTGACGCCCCCCTGGCCCCGCGCCATCGTCCCGCCCGCTTATGCGCGTGCGGCAGCAGCTCTGAGGTGTTCGATGAACAAGTTCTCCCTCCGCAACCGCAGCATCCTCGCCGCGGCCATTGGCGCGGTGCTGGTATTCGGTGCGGTCAGCCAGGTGAATGCCCAGTCCGCGCAGGACCGTGCCGAAGAGCGCCGCGCGCGCCAGTCGCAGGGCAAGCAGTCGGCGGCCAAGCCGACTGAGGAATACCCGCAGGCGACCCGCAAGGTCGAGGCCAAGGCCTCCTCGAAGGGCGGCGCGAAGCTGCAGAAGATGATGGCCCTGTACGACGACGACAAGGGCCCGCAGGCCCGCGCCGCCGCGGACGAGATCATCGCGACGGAAACCTTCAACGCCTACGATCGCGCGTTCGCCGCGCAGATGGCCGCGCAGATCGCCTACGACGCCGACGACACCGCCGCCGCCAAGGACTACTTGCGCAAGGCGATCGAACTCAACGGCCTGGACAACAACGGCCACTACGGCGCCATGTACATGCTCGCGCAGCTCCAGCTGCAGGACGAGCAGTACGCCGAGTCGCTGAAGACGCTGGACACCTTCTTCAACGAAACCAAGAGCGCCAAGCCGGAGCAGCTGGTGGTCAAGGGCAACGCCCTGTACCGCATGGAGCGCTACCCGGAGGCCGCGACGGTCCTGAAGCAGGCCATCGACTCCAGCCCGAATCCGAAGCCGGAATGGCAGCAGCTGCTGATGGCGACCTACGCCGAGTCGGGCAACGCCGGCGAAGCGGCCAAGATGGCCGAAGCCGTCGCCGCCAAGAACCCGAACGACAAGCGCGCCCAGCTCAACCTGGCCGCCGTCTACCAGCAGGGCGAAATGCTCGACAAGTCGGCCGCCGTGCTCGAGAAGCTGCGCGCCTCCGGCCAGCTGACCGAGGACAAGGAATACCGCCAGCTCTACGCCACGTACCTGAACATGGACGGCAAGGAGAAGGAAGCCATCTCGGTCATCAACGACGGCATCCAGAAGGGCGTCCTCAAGCCGGACTACCAGACCTACCTCGCCCAGGCGCAGGCGTACTATTTCTCCGACCAGGCCGGCCCGGCGATCGACGCCTACAAGAAGGCCGCCCCGCTCGCTCCCGATGGCGAGGCCTATCTGAATCTCGCCCGTGTCCTGTGGCAGGAAGACCGCATCCCCGAGGCCAAGGAAGCCGCCAAGCAGGCCGTCGCCAAGGGCGTGAAGAAGCCCGACGACGCCAAGAAGATTCTCGCGCTGCCGGGCAAGTAATTCGGCAAAGCGAATCCACCGATTTGCGTGATTACACGGACGCGAATTGGTATATGCTAGGAGGTTCCCGCGACTCGACTTGGGCCGCGGGAATCGTATCTGACGGCCCGAGGCGCCCTGGCGTCCGGAATTACCTCCCGAGCTACGGCGCATGACGCAAGACCTAGAAATTCACGCTAGAAACGACGACGACCGCGACGGTTTGAACTGGGCACGCATTGCCGGTATCACCATCGCGATCGCCTTCCACGTCGCGGCCCTGCTCCTCCTGCTTGCTCCGATGGCCCCTCCGGCCCAGCAGCAGAAGGAAGAGGAGGTCACGTTCGTCAACCTCATCAAGCCGCCGCCGCCGCCCCCGCCGCCGCCGCCGCCGCCGCCGGAGCCGCCGAAGGAGCTGAAGCCGCCGCCGAAGCTCACGCCGCCGCAGCCGACGCCGTTGCCGCCGCCGCCGGAAGAGCCGCCGATCGTGGTGGACGACCCGAGCCCGGTGGACGTCCAGGCGCCGCCGCCGAGCCCGCCGTCGCCGCCCGCACCGGCTACGACGATCGGTTCGAGCGTCGACCCGTCCTCGAAGCGGCTCAACCCGCCCAAGTACCCGCCGACGGAAGCCCGTCAGGGTGTTGGTGGCACGGTCGTGCTGGTCATCACCATCGACGGCCAGGGCAACGTGCTTGACGTCGCTGTCGAGAAGTCGAGCCGCAACCGCAACCTCGACCGCGCTGCAATGGACGCCGCCCGGAAGTGGAAGTTCAACCCGGAAATGCAGAACGGCGTGGGTGTACAGAGCCGAGTCCGCGTCCCGGTCGATTTCGTCCCGCCGACCTGATCGGGGTCACGGGATTCGTTAGCACCAAACCCGCAACACACTCCTTTTCCACGACATTTCAAAGGTAAGCGTCATGCTGCAGGAAACCACCACCGCTGCGACTGCTGGAGGCTCCAACGCCCAGGCACTTCAGCAGATGAGCTTCGCGCATCTGTTGCAGAACTTCGACTTCGTCGGCTGGGTCGTCTTCATCACTCTGGCGATCATGTCGATCCTGTCGATCTACTGGATCGTCGTGAACTTCGTGAAGAACCTGCGCCTGCGCGCCAGTTCGGATCGCGTCGTCTCGACGTTCTGGGAAACCCCGAACGCCCAGGACGCCATCCGTTTCATGGAAGAGCAGGGCCGTTTCGAGCCGTTCTCGAAGATCGCCCTCGACGCCGCCCAGGCGGCTGCCCACCACCAGCGCCATGAAGGTTCGCGTCTGGTCGAGTCGCTGAACCGTTCCGAGTTCGTCGATCGCGCCCTGCGTCAGGGTGTGACCCGCGAGAGCTCGAAGCTGGAAGCCGGCCTGACCGTGCTCGCCACCGTCGGTTCGACCGCTCCGTTCGTCGGTCTGCTCGGCACCGTGTGGGGCATCTACCACGCCCTGATCCGCATCTCGGCGACCGGCCAGGCTTCGATCGACGCCGTGGCAGGCCCGGTGGGTGAAGCGCTGATCATGACCGCCATCGGTCTGTTCGTCGCAATCCCGGCGGTGCTGGCGTACAACTTCTTCACCCGCCTCAACCGCGTCACCAACAACAAGTTCGACACCTTCGCGCACGATCTGCACGACTTCTTCGCCACCGGCTCGCGCGTCGGCGAAGTGGGCGCGAAGCGCTAAGAACGCGTTGTAACAACGACACCCTCTTGCAGCAGGTTGGAGTTTCGTAATGGCCTTCAGTACTGGCGATAGCGGCGGCCCGATGGCCGAGATCAACGTCACGCCCCTCGTGGACGTGATGCTGGTTCTGCTCATCATCTTCATGATCACCGCGCCCCTGATGTCGCATAAGGTCCAGGTCGATCTTCCCGAAGCGAATCTGGACAATCGTGACAAGACGGCTCCGCCCGTTCCGCCGATCAGCATCACGGTGGAAGACAACGGGAATCTGTATTGGAACGATGAGCCGGTGACCAAGGACCTGCTCGAGAGCCGTCTGTCGATCGAAGCCCAGAAAACGCCGCAGCCGGCCATCAACGTCCGCGGCGACAAGACGACCAAGTACCGCATCGTTAACGAAGTGGTGCAGATCGCGCAGGCCCAGGGCATGCGCAAGGTCGGCTTCATGGCGCTCAAAGAACCTCGCTGATCCGGAGATCCAGTAATGGCATTTGCATCGAAATCCGGTGGCGGTCCGATGGCGGACATGAACGTCACGCCCCTCGTGGACGTGATGTTGGTTCTGCTGATCATCTTCATGGTGACGGCGCCCCCGCTGACGTATCCGATCGACGTCAACCTGCCGCAGAAGTCGTTGAACCCACCGCCGCAAACGCGCGAACCGCCGCCGCCGATCAGGCTGCGGATCGACGCGTCCGGTCAGGTGTTTTGGAATGACGCACCGCAGCCGATCACCGCGATCCAGGGCATGATGACTGCGGAGGTCCAGCGCGACCCGAGCAATCAGCCGATGCTCGAGATCGACACCAGCCCGGACGCCGATTACGGCATCCTCGCGAAGGTGCTGGCGCATGCGAAGAACGCCAATATGGAAAAGATTGGCTTTGTTCAGAACAATTGATTGACGCTTACCTGTCGTGAAAACGCCGCCTCCGGGCGGCGTTTTCTTTTGTGCGTTTCAGTGGGCGCTGCAACCGTCCCGGCCATAAGCACCGAACATTGCGGGCCCTGGATCCGGCCCCCGTCGGACGGTGGTCCAGTGTCGGCGGCGCGCCCGAGCATCCCGCGCCCTACGACCTTGGTGTGACTTGCGGCGCCGCGGCCGGCGGGTTTAGCGTGGAACCGGGCATGGGGCCCATGGAGGTTGCGCGATGGCTGCTTCCGTTTTCCGCGATTCCCCGTCTTCCCGCAGCGGCCACACCGAGGTCGCCCAGATCAACATCACCCCGCTGGTCGACGTGATGCTGGTCCTTCTGGTCATCTTCATGGTGGCCACGCCCGTGATGAGCGGACGGATCGATCTCCGATTACCGCAACCCGTCCCCGGCAAGACCTTGCCACCGCCCGAGCGCGTCATGTTGCGGGTCGATGGCAACGGCCGGTTCACCCTCGATGGGGTCGCACTGGATCGGGTGGCATTGCCGCAGGCGCTGCGTGAGCTGATGCAGGCGGACCCGCGCACCGTCGTGCAGATCACCGCGAACGCGGACGCCGACTACCAGGATTTCGCCTGGACGCTGGCCGAAGCGCAGCGCAATGGCGTTCGCGACATCGCCTGGGAATAAGCACTCTGGCGGCGCCCGTCCTTCGTGACGGGCGCCGCCGACGCATGCAGCAGAAGGCTGGAAGTCGTCCTGATTTCGCGATTTGGAGCGCGTTGCGGTAGGCGGTTCCCGGGTGCGCTTCGCTTACCCGGGCTACAGAAGCGTGTGCCGTCGTTCCGCAATCGTGACGATGCCGCGGGTTACCTGCCCTGCAGGATCGCGAGATACCGCCGCACCGTCGCGTCAAATCCGTCGTACAAGGCCTCGCCGACTAGCGCGTGGCCGATCGACACCTCGAGCACGCCGGGCACCGCAGCAAGAAATGCACCGAGATTCTCCTGGCTCAGATCATGACCCGCATTGACCCCGAGACCGGCGTCCTGCGCGCGTTTGGCGGCTTCGGCGAACTGCGTCGCCATCGCATCGCCCTCGCCCTGTGCGAACGCCTCCGCCCACGGTCCGGTGTATAGCTCGATGCGGTCGGCGCCGACCTCGGCCGCGTGCGCGATCCCGGTTCGACCGGCGTGCGTGTGCGCGTCGGCGAACAGGCTCACGCGGCATCCGATGCCCTTCAACGCATCGACGTGCGGACGCAGCGAACCCGCATCGCGCACGAAATCGAAACCGTGGTCGGACGTGAGTTGCGCGTCGCCGTCCGGAACCAGCGTCGCCTGCGCCGGACGCACCGCTTCGCATAGCGCGAAGAAGCCGGGATAGCCCGCACGTGGCGGAGCGAACGGATTGCCTTCCAGGTTGAACTCCACGCCGCGTTCGCGCGTGAGTTCGGCCAGCGCGTACACGTCCTCGGCGCGAATGTGGCGCGCATCCGGACGCGGATGCACGGTGATACCGTGCGCGCCCGCGTCCAGGCAGGCGCGCGCGGCGCGTACGACATCGGGCTCTGCGCCGCCACGCGAATTGCGCAGCACGGCGATCTTGTTGACGTTGACGCTCAATACGGTCATCGCGCGGCGTCCTGTGCGGACGTCGCCCTGCAGCACGCTGGGATCACTGGCACGACTCGGAATTCTGGTGGTAGATGACCGGCTCCCAATAGGAACCGTCGGCGATGTTGTTGCGGCGCGCCGTGATCAGCCGCGCGGCGAGAAGATAGGTCGTGTCGGGCTGCACGTCGACCACCAGTTCCTTGTACGGATCCTTGCGCATGTCGCGCTGGCGCATCTGGACGTCGCCGAACTGCTCCGGGTCGATCAGCTCCGCGACTTCCAGTACGTGGCGCCCCGGCGATACGCGAAAACTCTTGGCGCCCGCAGGCCCGGGAAGTTGTCCGTCGATGTTCATCAGCCGCGCGCGATACAACTCCTGGCTGCGCGGCGCGACGTCGAAGATGCTGATGCGCCCGCATCGCGACGAATCCGAAGCCGATGTGGGCGTGGGTGCCGATGCGGCGGGATTCTGCGTCGCGGCGCAGGTGCCGGCGAACAGGCACAGGGCCAGGAGCGGAAGGCCGAAGGCGTTCATGGCGATCTCCTTGATGGCGATCGCGGCCGGGCGGCCGCGGCCGATGCGCTGCTGCCGCCGATGGTAGCGCAGCCGGCGTGAGCGGCCGCGCGTTCGCCAGGGTTACGGCGTCGGCGGCGCCGTCGGATTACCCGCCGCGGCGCGGCGCGCTTCGGCCTGCTCGCGAAGTCGGCGCAGCTCGGCCGGATCGAGGATCAGCGACGAATCGCGCGTCTGGCTGTCCACGCGGCTGGCGAGCAGCTTGAGCACCCACGCGAGGAAGAAGCCGAGCGCCGCGACCAGCGCGATCAGGAGCACCGCCACCGACGTCGTCTTGAACGCCACCGCCAGCGCGGCCAGTGCGAGCAGGAGGTACAGCCAGTGCATGGGAAGCTCCGTGAAGGGGTGCGATGCGCCGGCAGTGTAGCGCGCGTTCCCGGGCGCAAAAGGCCGATCGCCGGTTGCGTGAGACCGCCCGTCAGCGAAGCGCGGCACCGGTCACAACAGCGGCGACACCAGGCGCGCGAGCCCCTCCGGCAGGCGCGTGCTCCACAACGGCTGCGCGCGATCCGCGCGTACCCGTGGCGCCAGGTTGCACTCGCCCTGGATCAACGTTTCCAGTTCGGCGACCAGCCCCTTGTCGCGGAACAGCACCGACACCTCGAAGTTGAGCCGGAAGCTTCGATGGTCGAAGTTCGCGCTGCCGACGATCGCCAGGTCGTCATCGCACAGCAGCGCCTTGCTGTGCAGCATGCGCGGACCGTATTCGTGGATCTTCACCCCCGCTTCCAGCAGCTCGTCGAAATACGAGCGTGCCGCCAGCGTCACCAGCCGGCTGTCGCAGACCTTCGGCACGAGCAGGCGCACGTCGAGTCCACCCAGCGCCGCCGACGTCAATGCCATGCGCGCGGCTTCGCCCGGCACGAAGTACGGCGTCACCAGCCACACGCGACGCTGCGCGGAATGGATGGCCGCCACGTGCACGCGATGGATCGCTTCCCACGAAGAGTCCGGCCCCGACACCAGCACCTGTGCCGACACCGTGCCGCGTTGCGGTGCGGGGTGATGCACGCGCAGCGGCGGCTCGCCCGTCGCATACGCCCAGTCCTCGATGAAGACCAGCTGCAGCTCGCGGACGATGTCGCCTTCCAGCCGCAGGTGCAGGTCGCGGTACGCATCCTCGCGCAGGCGCTCGTCCTCGTCGTCGGTGATATTGATGCCGCCGGTGAAGCCGATCTCGCCATCGATCACCACGATCTTCCGGTGCGTGCGCAGGTTGAGCCACGGCCGCTTCCAGAACCACTGCAGCTTCATCGGGTGGAACCACGCCACCTCGGCGCCGGCATCGACCAGCGGCTTCAGGAACTTGCGCTTGGTCCGGCCCGAGCCGACCGCATCGAGCAGCAGCCGCACCTTCACGCCGGCGCGCGCACGTTCGGCGAGCGCGTCGCGCAGCGCGGTGCCGGTGCGGTCGGGGAGGTAGATGTAGTACTCCAGGTGGATGTGATCGCGCGCGTTGGCGATCGCCTCCAGCAGCGCGGTGTACTTCGCCGATCCGTCGACCAGGATGTCCACGCGCGTCGCGGTGATCGGCGGAAGGCCGGTCGTCGCCTGGGCCAGGCGCGCGAGCTCGATGGCGTCGGGCGTCGGCGTCAGGCCTTCGGGCGGCTTCGGTAGCGTTGCGCGGGCGCGCACGCGGCGCAGGCGATGCCGGCGGATCCGCTGCGGACCGAAGAAGAAATAGATCAGGAAGCCGATGTACGGCAGCGCCGCCAGGCTGATCAGCCAGCTGAGGGTCGCGACCGGCTCGCGCTTCTGAAGCACGATCCACAGGCCGAGCCAGACCACGTAGGTCAGCCAGCCGAGCGTGAGATACAGCCACAAGTTGGGAACCGAGGCCAGCGCGGCCCAGGCACTACGCAGGATGTCGAGCATGCCGGGCGGTGTCCTCCTCCATTCAGCGTGCCGTCCGGCGCGTCGTCGCCGCGTCGTGGCATGCCCCGTCTCACGGGCTGCGACGGGCGCCGCGTAGGCTAAGGCCGATGGATGACGCCCGCAAAGCCCAAGCCCCGATCAAAGGTCGCGGTGCCGCCTCCCATGTCGATGGCCGCTACGCGGTGACGGTCGCGCACGGCGAGGACGACGGCTGGGGTTCGGTCTACGAAGACCTTTCCGACGCCCCCAGCCCGCAAACCCGCGTGACCGAGGAGCGCGCCCGCAGCATCGTCAGCCGCAACGATT from Lysobacter auxotrophicus encodes the following:
- a CDS encoding ExbD/TolR family protein → MAASVFRDSPSSRSGHTEVAQINITPLVDVMLVLLVIFMVATPVMSGRIDLRLPQPVPGKTLPPPERVMLRVDGNGRFTLDGVALDRVALPQALRELMQADPRTVVQITANADADYQDFAWTLAEAQRNGVRDIAWE
- a CDS encoding pyridoxine 5'-phosphate synthase, coding for MTVLSVNVNKIAVLRNSRGGAEPDVVRAARACLDAGAHGITVHPRPDARHIRAEDVYALAELTRERGVEFNLEGNPFAPPRAGYPGFFALCEAVRPAQATLVPDGDAQLTSDHGFDFVRDAGSLRPHVDALKGIGCRVSLFADAHTHAGRTGIAHAAEVGADRIELYTGPWAEAFAQGEGDAMATQFAEAAKRAQDAGLGVNAGHDLSQENLGAFLAAVPGVLEVSIGHALVGEALYDGFDATVRRYLAILQGR
- a CDS encoding ExbD/TolR family protein, encoding MAFSTGDSGGPMAEINVTPLVDVMLVLLIIFMITAPLMSHKVQVDLPEANLDNRDKTAPPVPPISITVEDNGNLYWNDEPVTKDLLESRLSIEAQKTPQPAINVRGDKTTKYRIVNEVVQIAQAQGMRKVGFMALKEPR
- the cls gene encoding cardiolipin synthase, encoding MLDILRSAWAALASVPNLWLYLTLGWLTYVVWLGLWIVLQKREPVATLSWLISLAALPYIGFLIYFFFGPQRIRRHRLRRVRARATLPKPPEGLTPTPDAIELARLAQATTGLPPITATRVDILVDGSAKYTALLEAIANARDHIHLEYYIYLPDRTGTALRDALAERARAGVKVRLLLDAVGSGRTKRKFLKPLVDAGAEVAWFHPMKLQWFWKRPWLNLRTHRKIVVIDGEIGFTGGINITDDEDERLREDAYRDLHLRLEGDIVRELQLVFIEDWAYATGEPPLRVHHPAPQRGTVSAQVLVSGPDSSWEAIHRVHVAAIHSAQRRVWLVTPYFVPGEAARMALTSAALGGLDVRLLVPKVCDSRLVTLAARSYFDELLEAGVKIHEYGPRMLHSKALLCDDDLAIVGSANFDHRSFRLNFEVSVLFRDKGLVAELETLIQGECNLAPRVRADRAQPLWSTRLPEGLARLVSPLL
- a CDS encoding ExbD/TolR family protein, translating into MAFASKSGGGPMADMNVTPLVDVMLVLLIIFMVTAPPLTYPIDVNLPQKSLNPPPQTREPPPPIRLRIDASGQVFWNDAPQPITAIQGMMTAEVQRDPSNQPMLEIDTSPDADYGILAKVLAHAKNANMEKIGFVQNN